A single window of Leptodactylus fuscus isolate aLepFus1 unplaced genomic scaffold, aLepFus1.hap2 HAP2_SCAFFOLD_113, whole genome shotgun sequence DNA harbors:
- the LOC142186708 gene encoding uncharacterized protein LOC142186708: protein MANLLTVIRGIINTFHSFSSQSPPCDKLDIAEFQSLIQTQFADVIEDSGDPHTIEAILHALDENNDGEVDFKEFLELVAKVAIAYFEALRPKKGCLICASKKGSLLQPSASSKTSESTLKQDSTQKEDSSQKKDSSQKEDSSQKEDSSQKKDSTKKEDLIQKEDSSQKKDSTKKEDLIQKEDSSQKKDSTQKEDSTKKVDSIQKEDPTLKKDSTQNRDSTLKIDSPQTQDSTHQSEKQHSNVKQDRTQKGDLTPLKPDPTPKEDPIQERDSTQKPHSTSPTHKQCSALKQDLAQKQDSAQTKDLTQKKDLIQKQDSTPKQDVPQTQDSTLKTEQHHSAVKQDMTKKQDLIPVKQDPIPKEDPTKKTDSTPKPDSTPSNQKQCSALKQDSGQKEDSSQKKDSTKKEDSSQKKDSTKKEDSTQKEDSSQKKDLTKKEDSTQKEDSSQKKDSTKKEDSIQKEDPTLKKDSTQNRDSTLKIDSPQTQDSTHQSEKQHSNVKQDRTQKGELTPLKPDPTPKEDPIQERDSTQKPHSTSPTHKQCSALKQDLAQKQDSAQTKDLTQKKDLIQKQDSTPKQDVPQTQDSTLKTEQQHSAVKQDMTKKQDLIPVKQDPTPKEDQTQKPDSTQKPDSTPPNQKQCSALKQDSGQKQDLTPKQCSASKQDSTPKQDVPQTQDSTHKTEQLHSAVKQDMTKKQDLTPQKQDPTPKEDPTQKSDSTPKQCSALKQDWALKQDSAQTKDLTQKKDSTSKQDVPKTQDSTHKTEEHHLAVKQDMTKKQDLTPLKQDPTPKEDPTKKPDSTQKPDSTQKSDSAPPNQKQCSALKQDSDQKQDSTSKQDVPKTQESTHKTEQQHSAAKQDMTKKQDLTPQKQDPTPKEDPTEKTDSTPKQCSAIKQDWALKQDSAQRKDLTQKQDSTSKQDVPKTQDSTHKTEQQHSAVKQDMTKKQDLTPLKQDPIPKEDPTKKTDLTQKSDSTPPNQKQCSALKQDLVPKKDLTQKTDSTPKQDAPQTQDSTHKTEQHHSAAKQDMTKKQDLTPQKQDPTPKEDPTQKTDSTSKQCSALKQDWAQKQDSPQKKDLTQEQDSTQTQDSTHKTEQQHSAEQDSTSKQDVPKTQDSTHKTEEHHSAVKQAMTQKQDLTPLKQDPTPKEDPTKKPDSTQKPDSTQKPDSTPPNQKQCSALKQDLAPKQDLTKKTDSTPKQDAPQTQDSTHKTEQHHSAVKQDMTKKQDLMPLKQDPIPKEDTTHKSDSTPKQCSALKQDWALKQDSAQTKDLTQKKDSTPKQDVPKTQESTHKTEQHHSAVKQDMTQKQDLTPQKQDPTPKEDPTKKTDSTQKPDSTPPNQKQCSALKQDSTPKQDVPQTQDSTHKTEQHHSAVKQDMTQKQDLTPLKQDPTPKEDPTKKPDSTQKPDSTPPNQKQCSALKQDLAPKQDLTKKTDSTPKQDVPQTQDSTHKTEQHHSAVKQDVTQKQDLMLVKQDPTPKEDPTQKSDSTPKQCSALKQEWSLKQDSAQTKDLTQKKDSTPRQDVPQTQDSTHKTEEHHSAVKQAMTKKQDLTPLKQDPSLKEDPTKKTDSTQKPDSTPPNQKQCSALKQDLVPKQDLTQKTDSTPKQDVPQTQDSTHKTEQHHSAVKQDMTKKQDLTPQKQDPTPKVDPTQKSDSTPKPDSTQKPDSTPPNQKQCSAIKQDSGQKQDSTSKQCPVPKQDSTPKQDAPQKQDSTHKTEQQHSAVKQDMTQKQDLTPLKQDPTPKEDPSSMQKSNATQNQDPTTKQGQSLKEDSSQKQVPTKKQCSAIKQDLTLKQDPSQKDDPAEKQNLTHKQDLVLKQDPTEKEDSVKKQDPTKKQDLTHKEDPTQKQDPIHKPDSPRTQYSEFMKVPILRQDLSLKQDPTQKDPTHKEDPTPKEDQTQKEDPTKKQFSAVKQDLTMKHDLTLKEDLTKKVDPTLKQDVDHKQSLIIKQDLSKERDSPQDTIPKQDLTLKQCTTPKQDTTSKQDTTLKQDSTPKQDLTPKQDTTPKVDTTTKQDTIPKQDSTLKHDTNPKQDTTPKQDTIPKQDLTLKQCTTSKQDTTPKQDSTPKQDTTPKVDTTTKRDTIPKQDTIPKQDTILKQDTNPKQDTTPKQDTIPKQDTIPKQDTIPKQDTTPKQDTTPKQDSTQKQDTIPKQDSTQKQDSTPKQDTTQKQDTTPKQDTTQKQDTTQKQDTTPKQDTTQKQDTIPKQDTIPKQDLTLKQEANKKEEPSKQQECSYKIHYPMEKQETTQRTQETVHRSSSGSDHQDPQKYYSYFEQTSSHGFGLPHDVPQSQVRHTEITYPTYQTHSGQQPSHHVWTSSVFQGDQTLKDDYSQMYQRTETRSDHWQWHDLASSSSSHQTPPDTQHTLQHITSSWPAQTGQHVTMQGFATSAEPHKMEQQSKDSPISQNPLYVLSQQSPKLIRNRSIGQTTATESKQSDFHPEPPSKPEDHHHQPPSPGMSSSQNKEKQKSSQKGFKWPWQ from the exons ATGGCCAATCTCCTGACCGTCATCCGCGGCATCATCAACACCTTCCATAGTTTCAGCAGCCAAAGTCCCCCCTGCGATAAGCTGGACATTGCCGAATTCCAGAGCCTTATCCAGACGCAGTTTGCAGATGTGAttgag GATTCTGGAGATCCCCACACGATTGAAGCAATACTGCACGCCCTCGATGAAAACAATGATGGGGAGGTGGACTTTAAAGAATTTTTAGAACTGGTGGCAAAAGTTGCCATTGCTTATTTTGAAGCGCTGAGGCCCAAGAAAGGTTGTCTGATATGCGCATCCAAAAAAGGTTCGTTGCTACAACCATCGGCATCCTCAAAAACATCTGAATCCACCCTAAAGCAAGATTCAACCCAGAAAGAAGACTCAAGCCAGAAAAAAGACTCAAGCCAGAAAGAAGACTCAAGCCAGAAAGAAGACTCAAGCCAGAAAAAAGACTCAACCAAGAAAGAAGACTTAATCCAGAAAGAAGACTCAAGCCAGAAAAAAGACTCAACCAAGAAAGAAGACTTAATCCAGAAAGAAGACTCAAGCCAGAAAAAAGACTCAACCCAGAAAGAAGACTCAACCAAGAAAGTAGACTCAATCCAGAAAGAGGATCCAACCCTGAAGAAAGATTCAACTCAAAATCGAGATTCAACCCTGAAAATAGACTCACCCCAGACACAAGACTCAACTCATCAATCTGAGAAGCAGCATTCAAATGTTAAGCAAGATCGGACCCAAAAGGGAGACCTGACACCCCTGAAACCGGACCCAACACCAAAAGAAGATCCAATTCAGGAACGAGACTCAACCCAGAAACCGCACTCTACTTCTCCAACCCACAAACAATGTTCAGCTCTCAAACAAGATTTGGCGCAGAAACAAGACTCAGCACAGACAAAAGATTTAACTCAGAAAAAAGATTTAATTCAGAAGCAAGATTCAACCCCAAAACAAGACGTACCCCAAACTCAAGACTCAACTCTTAAAACTGAGCAGCACCATTCAGCTGTTAAGCAAGATATGACCAAAAAGCAAGACCTGATACCCGTGAAACAGGACCCAATCCCAAAAGAAGATCCAACTAAAAAAACAGACTCAACCCCGAAACCAGACTCTACTCCTTCAAACCAGAAACAATGTTCAGCTCTCAAGCAAGATTCAGGCCAGAAAGAAGACTCAAGCCAGAAAAAAGACTCAACCAAGAAAGAAGACTCAAGCCAGAAAAAAGACTCAACCAAGAAAGAAGACTCAACCCAGAAAGAAGACTCAAGCCAGAAAAAAGACTTAACCAAGAAAGAAGACTCAACCCAGAAAGAAGACTCAAGCCAGAAAAAAGACTCAACCAAGAAAGAAGACTCAATCCAGAAAGAGGATCCAACCCTGAAGAAAGATTCAACTCAAAATCGAGATTCAACCCTGAAAATAGACTCACCCCAGACACAAGACTCAACTCATCAATCTGAGAAGCAGCATTCAAATGTTAAGCAAGATCGGACCCAAAAGGGAGAACTGACACCCCTGAAACCGGACCCAACACCAAAAGAAGATCCAATTCAGGAACGAGACTCAACCCAGAAACCACACTCTACTTCTCCAACCCACAAACAATGTTCAGCTCTCAAACAAGATTTGGCGCAGAAACAAGACTCAGCACAGACAAAAGATTTAACTCAGAAAAAAGATTTAATTCAGAAGCAAGATTCAACCCCAAAACAAGACGTACCCCAAACTCAAGACTCAACTCTTAAAACTGAGCAGCAACATTCAGCTGTTAAGCAAGATATGACCAAAAAGCAAGACCTGATACCCGTGAAACAGGACCCAACTCCAAAAGAAGATCAAACTCAGAAACCAGACTCAACCCAGAAACCAGACTCTACTCCTCCAAACCAGAAACAATGTTCAGCTCTAAAGCAAGATTCAGGCCAGAAACAAGATTTAACTCCTAAACAATGTTCAGCTTCCAAACAAGATTCAACCCCAAAACAAGACGTACCCCAGACACAAGACTCAACTCATAAAACTGAGCAACTGCATTCAGCTGTTAAGCAAGATATGACCAAAAAGCAAGACCTGACACCCCAGAAACAGGACCCAACTCCAAAAGAAGATCCAACTCAGAAATCAGACTCAACCCCAAAACAATGTTCAGCTCTCAAACAAGATTGGGCGCTGAAACAAGACTCAGCACAGACGAAAGATTTAACTCAGAAAAAAGATTCAACCTCAAAACAAGACGTACCCAAGACACAAGACTCAACTCATAAAACTGAGGAACACCATTTAGCTGTTAAGCAAGATATGACCAAAAAGCAAGACCTGACACCCCTGAAACAGGACCCAACCCCAAAAGAAGATCCAACTAAAAAACCAGACTCAACTCAAAAACCAGACTCAACTCAAAAATCAGACTCAGCTCCTCCAAACCAGAAACAATGTTCAGCTCTCAAGCAAGATTCAGACCAAAAACAAGATTCAACCTCAAAACAAGACGTACCCAAGACACAAGAATCAACTCATAAAACTGAGCAACAGCATTCAGCTGCTAAGCAAGATATGACCAAAAAGCAAGATCTGACACCCCAGAAACAGGACCCAACTCCAAAAGAAGATCCAACTGAAAAAACCGACTCAACCCCGAAACAATGTTCAGCTATCAAGCAAGATTGGGCGCTGAAACAAGACTCAGCACAGAGAAAAGATTTAACTCAGAAGCAAGATTCAACCTCAAAACAAGACGTACCCAAGACACAAGACTCAACTCATAAAACTGAGCAGCAGCATTCAGCGGTTAAGCAAGATATGACCAAAAAGCAAGACCTGACACCCCTGAAACAGGATCCAATCCCAAAAGAAGATCCAACTAAAAAAACAGACTTAACTCAAAAATCAGACTCTACTCCTCCAAACCAGAAACAATGTTCAGCTCTCAAGCAAGATTTGGTCCCGAAAAAAGATTTAACTCAGAAGACGGATTCAACTCCAAAACAAGATGCACCCCAGACACAAGACTCAACTCATAAAACTGAGCAGCACCATTCAGCTGCTAAGCAAGACATGACCAAAAAGCAAGACCTGACACCCCAGAAACAGGACCCAACTCCAAAAGAAGATCCAACTCAAAAAACAGACTCAACCTCGAAACAATGTTCAGCTCTCAAACAAGATTGGGCGCAGAAACAAGACtcaccacagaaaaaagatttaacTCAGGAGCAAGATTCAACCCAAACTCAAGACTCAACTCATAAAACTGAGCAGCAGCATTCAGCT GAGCAAGATTCAACCTCAAAACAAGACGTACCCAAGACACAAGACTCAACTCATAAAACTGAGGAGCACCATTCAGCTGTTAAGCAAGCTATGACTCAAAAGCAAGACCTGACACCCCTGAAACAGGACCCAACTCCAAAAGAAGATCCAACTAAAAAACCAGACTCAACTCAAAAACCAGACTCAACTCAAAAACCAGACTCTACTCCTCCAAACCAGAAACAATGTTCAGCTCTCAAGCAAGATTTGGCACCGAAACAAGATTTAACTAAGAAGACAGATTCAACCCCAAAACAAGATGCACCCCAAACTCAAGACTCAACTCATAAAACTGAGCAGCACCATTCAGCTGTTAAGCAAGATATGACCAAAAAGCAAGACCTGATGCCCCTGAAACAGGACCCAATTCCAAAAGAAGATACAACTCATAAATCAGACTCAACCCCGAAACAATGTTCAGCTCTCAAACAAGATTGGGCGCTGAAACAAGACTCAGCACAGACAAAAGATTTAACTCAGAAAAAAGATTCAACCCCAAAACAAGACGTACCCAAGACACAAGAATCAACTCATAAAACTGAGCAGCACCATTCAGCTGTTAAGCAAGATATGACTCAAAAGCAAGACCTGACACCCCAGAAACAGGACCCAACTCCAAAAGAAGATCCAACTAAAAAAACAGACTCAACTCAAAAGCCAGACTCTACTCCTCCAAACCAGAAACAATGTTCAGCTCTCAAGCAAGATTCAACCCCAAAACAAGACGTACCCCAGACACAAGACTCAACTCATAAAACTGAGCAGCACCATTCAGCTGTTAAGCAAGATATGACTCAAAAGCAAGACCTGACACCCCTGAAACAGGACCCAACTCCAAAAGAAGATCCAACTAAAAAACCAGACTCAACTCAAAAACCAGACTCTACTCCTCCAAACCAGAAACAATGTTCAGCTCTCAAGCAAGATTTGGCACCGAAACAAGATTTAACTAAGAAGACAGATTCAACCCCAAAACAAGACGTACCCCAGACACAAGACTCAACTCATAAAACTGAGCAGCACCATTCAGCTGTGAAGCAAGATGTGACCCAAAAGCAAGACCTGATGCTCGTGAAACAGGACCCAACCCCAAAAGAAGATCCAACTCAGAAATCAGATTCAACCCCGAAACAATGTTCAGCTCTCAAACAAGAATGGTCGCTGAAACAAGACTCAGCACAGACAAAAGATTTAACTCAGAAAAAAGATTCAACCCCAAGACAAGACGTACCCCAAACTCAAGACTCAACTCATAAAACTGAGGAGCACCATTCAGCTGTTAAGCAAGCTATGACTAAAAAGCAAGACCTGACACCCCTGAAACAGGACCCATCTCTAAAAGAAGATCCAACTAAAAAAACAGACTCAACTCAAAAGCCAGACTCTACTCCTCCAAACCAGAAACAATGTTCAGCTCTCAAGCAAGATTTGGTCCCGAAACAAGATTTAACTCAGAAGACAGATTCAACCCCAAAACAAGACGTACCCCAAACTCAAGACTCAACTCATAAAACTGAGCAGCACCATTCAGCTGTGAAGCAAGATATGACCAAAAAGCAAGACCTGACACCCCAGAAACAGGACCCAACCCCAAAAGTAGATCCAACTCAGAAATCAGACTCAACCCCGAAACCAGACTCAACTCAAAAACCAGACTCTACTCCTCCAAACCAGAAACAATGTTCAGCTATCAAGCAAGATTCAGGCCAGAAACAAGATTCAACCTCTAAACAATGTCCAGTTCCAAAACAAGATTCAACCCCAAAGCAAGATGCACCCCAGAAACAAGACTCCACTCATAAAACTGAGCAACAGCATTCAGCTGTTAAGCAAGATATGACCCAAAAACAAGACCTGACACCCCTGAAACAGGACCCAACTCCAAAAGAAGATCCAA GCTCAATGCAGAAATCAAATGCAACTCAGAATCAGGATCCAACCACAAAACAAGGCCAAAGCCTTAAAGAAGACTCATCACAGAAACAAGTTCCAACTAAGAAACAATGTTCAGCCATTAAGCAAGATCTAACCCTAAAACAGGATCCCAGTCAAAAAGACGACCCAGCTGAGAAGCAAAATCTGACCCACAAGCAAGACTTGGTCCTAAAACAGGACCCAACTGAAAAAGAAGACTCAGTGAAGAAGCAGGATCCAACCAAGAAACAAGACTTGACACACAAAGAAGACCCAACTCAGAAACAAGATCCAATTCATAAACCTGACTCACCAAGAACACAATATTCAGAATTCATGAAAGTTCCAATCCTGAGGCAAGACTTGTCCTTAAAACAAGACCCAACTCAAAAAGATCCAACTCACAAAGAAGATCCAACCCCAAAAGAAGACCAAACTCAAAAAGAAGACCCAACCAAAAAACAATTTTCAGCTGTAAAACAAGATCTGACCATGAAGCATGACTTGACACTAAAAGAGGACTTAACTAAAAAAGTAGACCCGACTCTGAAACAGGACGTAGATCATAAACAAAGTCTAATCATAAAGCAAGACCTAAGTAAGGAACGAGACTCACCCCAAGACACAATCCCGAAACAAGACTTAACCCTGAAACAATGCACAACCCCAAAACAAGACACAACCTCAAAACAAGACACAACCCTGAAACAAGACTCAACCCCAAAACAAGACTTAACCCCGAAACAAGACACAACCCCGAAAGTAGACACAACCACAAAACAAGATACAATCCCGAAACAAGACTCAACCCTGAAACATGACACAAACCCCAAACAAGACACAACCCCGAAACAAGACACAATCCCGAAACAAGACTTAACCCTGAAACAATGCACAACCTCAAAACAAGACACAACCCCAAAACAAGACTCAACCCCGAAACAAGACACAACCCCGAAAGTAGACACAACCACAAAACGAGATACAATCCCGAAACAAGACACAATCCCGAAACAAGACACAATCCTGAAACAAGACACAAACCCCAAACAAGACACAACCCCGAAACAAGACACAATCCCGAAACAAGACACAATCCCGAAACAAGACACAATCCCGAAACAAGACACAACCCCAAAACAAGACACAACCCCGAAACAAGACTCAACCCAGAAACAAGACACAATCCCGAAACAAGACTCAACCCAGAAACAAGACTCAACCCCAAAACAAGACACAACCCAGAAACAAGACACAACCCCCAAACAAGACACAACCCAGAAACAAGACACAACCCAGAAACAAGACACAACCCCCAAACAAGACACAACCCAGAAACAAGACACAATCCCGAAACAAGACACAATCCCGAAACAAGACTTAACCCTGAAACAAGAAGCAAACAAAAAGGAAGAACCATCCAAGCAACAAGAGTGTTCTTATAAAATACACTACCCAATGGAGAAACAGGAGACAACTCAGAGAACTCAAGAGACCGTCCACAGGTCATCTTCAGGTTCAGACCACCAAGATCCTCAGAAGTACTATTCATACTTTGAACAAACATCAAGTCATGGGTTTGGGCTACCCCATGATGTACCCCAAAGTCAAGTCAGACACACCGAGATAACCTATCCTACTTACCAGACCCATAGTGGTCAGCAGCCTTCTCACCATGTCTGGACTTCCAGCGTCTTTCAAGGAGACCAAACCTTAAAAGATGACTACAGTCAAATGTATCAAAGAACCGAGACCCGCTCTGATCACTGGCAATGGCATGACTTGGCTTCATCCTCCAGCTCTCACCAGACTCCTCcagacacacaacacacactgcaGCACATAACCTCATCATGGCCAGCACAGACAGGACAACACGTGACAATGCAGGGCTTTGCAACATCTGCTGAACCTCACAAAATGGAACAACAGAGCAAAGATTCACCCATCTCACAAAATCCTTTGTATGTCCTCTCTCAGCAGTCTCCAAAATTAATTAGGAATCGCAGCATTGGCCAAACTACTGCAACAGAGTCGAAGCAGTCAGATTTTCATCCAGAACCTCCATCGAAACCAGAGGACCATCACCACCAACCTCCATCTCCTGGAATGAGCTCCTCACAGAATAAAGAAAAGCAGAAATCTTCCCAGAAAGGCTTCAAGTGGCCATGGCAGTAA